A region from the Miscanthus floridulus cultivar M001 unplaced genomic scaffold, ASM1932011v1 os_1282_1_2, whole genome shotgun sequence genome encodes:
- the LOC136533890 gene encoding flavonol 3-O-glucosyltransferase UGT89B1-like — protein METAATPTTAPHVLVVPFPAQGHALPLLDFAALLAARGLRLTVVTSPANLPLLSPLLVAHPGAVSPLTLPFPSNSSIPPGLESVRGCPPEYFPVFIHALTALREPVRAWARSRPSSDDDPIVAVVADFFCGWAQPLARELGAAGIVFSPSGVIGAAVPHSLFRRLVRRPAAAEGGGEESSVVTFPAIPGEPAYQWRELSMLYRWYVEGGKEDEQVRESVRRNFLWNVEESWGFVFNSFKALEGRYLEQPLEDLGFRRVWAVGPVAPDADAAGVRGGEVAVAAASLGTWLDPFPEGSVVYVSFGSQAVLTPAVAAALAEALERSAVPFVWVVGAGSSGVVPEGFEARAAAAGRGMVVRGWAPQLATLRHPAVGWFMTHCGWNSVLEAAAAGVPMLAWPMTADQFVNARLLVDEARVAVRACAGGFGVAPDSGELATVLADAVGEKGRDVRARAKELATEAARAVNEGGSSYADLVGLVHEIRNLR, from the coding sequence ATGGAGACGGCAGCCACACCTACCACTGCGCCGCACGTGCTGGTGGTCCCCTTCCCGGCGCAGGGCCACGCGCTGCCGCTCCTGGACTTCGCGGCCCTGCTCGCCGCGCGGGGCCTCCGCCTCACCGTCGTCACCTCACCCGCCAACCTCCCGCTGCTCTCGCCTCTCCTCGTGGCGCACCCCGGCGCCGTCAGCCCGCTGACCCTCCCGTTCCCTTCCAACTCGTCTATCCCCCCGGGTCTCGAGAGCGTCAGGGGCTGCCCCCCGGAGTACTTCCCCGTCTTCATCCACGCGCTCACCGCGCTCCGCGAGCCGGTCCGCGCGTGGGCCAGGTCACGCCCGTCGTCCGACGACGACCCcatcgtcgccgtcgtcgccgacTTCTTCTGCGGGTGGGCGCAGCCGCTCGCTCGCGAGCTCGGCGCCGCGGGCATCGTGTTCTCGCCGTCCGGCGTCATCGGCGCCGCCGTCCCTCACTCGCTCTTCCGCCGCCTGGTGAGGCGGCCTGCTGCTGCcgagggcggcggcgaggagtCCAGCGTCGTCACGTTCCCGGCGATCCCCGGCGAGCCGGCGTACCAGTGGAGAGAGCTCTCGATGCTTTACAGGTGGTACGTGGAAGGCGGAAAAGAAGACGAGCAGGTCCGCGAGTCGGTGAGGCGGAACTTCCTCTGGAACGTGGAGGAGAGCTGGGGGTTCGTGTTCAACTCGTTCAAGGCGCTGGAGGGGAGGTACCTGGAGCAGCCGCTCGAGGACCTGGGTTTCAGGCGCGTCTGGGCGGTGGGCCCCGTGGCGCCTGACGCGGACGCCGCCGGCGTGCGCGGCGGGGAGGTGGCCGTCGCGGCCGCCAGCCTCGGCACGTGGCTGGACCCGTTCCCAGAAGGCTCGGTCGTGTACGTGTCGTTCGGGAGCCAGGCGGTGCTGACCCCGGCCGTGGCTGCGGCGCTGGCCGAGGCGCTGGAGCGCAGCGCCGTGCCGTTCGTATGGGTCGTGGGCGCCGGGAGCAGCGGCGTCGTGCCCGAAGGGTTCGaggcgcgcgcggcggcggcgggccgcgGGATGGTGGTGCGCGGGTGGGCACCGCAGCTGGCGACGCTGCGGCACCCGGCGGTGGGGTGGTTCATGACGCACTGCGGCTGGAACTCGGTGCTCGAGGCCGCCGCGGCGGGGGTGCCCATGCTGGCGTGGCCGATGACGGCGGACCAGTTCGTGAACGCGCGCCTGCTCGTGGACGAGGCGCGCGTTGCGGTGCGCGCGTGCGCGGGGGGCTTCGGCGTCGCGCCGGACTCGGGAGAGCTGGCGACCGTGCTGGCCGACGCGGTCGGGGAGAAGGGGCGCGACGTGAGGGCGCGCGCCAAGGAGCTCGCGACGGAGGCCGCGCGGGCGGTGAACGAAGGCGGGAGCTCGTACGCTGATTTGGTCGGGTTAGTGCACGAGATTCGGAATCTTCGTTGA